gaggagagagacagatacATGAGAGtcctggcataggccacactcccatgcaAGAAAATACTTTCCAAGTattaaatatgggaaaaaatttccAATGGTGCCGGTGTGAAATGAAATCTGCATGAACGTCAATCATGGTAAGGAGAATAATATCACCCacatgaaaaataataataataaaaaaaaaccctataagTGAGAGGAATAGTATTGTAGCACCGAAGGAAACTTTTTTCATTAAATTATAGGGTCAAATACACATACCCCTAAAATGGACACAATATTCCTCATGtacccctaaggttctgacaattcCACACGCACTCCTTGAAAATTCTACGTACACTCTCTATTTTTAAACCTAAAGTCATTTAAGTCTTTTGTATCTTGTTGTTTCTTTTCTATTCAAGGGAGATTAACAACGTGACTGACTCCTTGGCTCGGAGGGCTTTGTCGTTAACATGCACGACTGAATGGCCCATATCCTCTCCATGGTTGCGTGAATTGTGTTTCTCATTGCAGGCATGAGTTTTGCATGTCTTCCTTTAATAAAGACTTGTTTACCAGAAaaacctaaagccatttaagtccatgCTGTTAATTTCATGCGTTAaatgctaatttttttttttattgatcaaactaccctttcttctaaccGCTCTTCAAAGTTGAAAAGACCTTAGggctctttctccctttctccctttccctttctcccGTTGCATACCTACTTGGAGAGAGAAACGAAAACCTTGGGAGAATAGTGCAGAGCACCCGCTGCTCCGACGAGGCGCCTACCTCCCTGCTCCGGCGGAATTTGGTACTTGCTTGCAACTTACTGAGGGCGCTGTTGAGAGCTCCAACGGGCGTTGCTCGACCATCAAGAGTAGCAGTGGGCATGGAGACCTGTCTATTATCATTCAATACAATAATCAGATTTGTATCAAGGTATCCTGCGTTGTGCATTGCCTCATACGCTTTTCCTGCTATCATGGCTCCATCTCCAATCACAGAGATAACATGGTTATTCTTCTGTAGAAGATCTCTCGCAACGCCATTCCTAATAGCACATAAATTTATTTACAGAGACCCAGATTAGTTGTGGAGACTTGAGAgatcaaaatttataaaatcCTACTAAGAATTGAGAATCTAATGTGTGATTCAGTCACATTAATTAAGAGAGAATAAGAAAAAGTTGGGAATTAGAATTGTGTGACAAGACCAGCAGAGATACTTGTGGAGCTATGTCCTGCACCAAAAGCATCATAAACGCTCTCATCCCTTTTAGGAAAACCTGCAAGTCTTGAAGTCTGTCTAATCGTATGCATTCTTGACCTTCTCCCCGTCAAAGTCTTATGCGGGTACGCCTGAAAATTTATTGCTCACAGTTCAACCACCAGTTCTCAAACATATACAAATAATTTTTCAgctttcataatttttttttaacaaaaaaaaaggaagaggaaaatcAAACCCTTTCTTTCAAACATTTCTAATGAAATTATAATTGAAAATCAAAGTTCTTCACCTGATGGCCAACGTCCCAAATGATTTTATCTTATGGGGTATCAAAAACATGGCGAAGAGCCAACAGTTAACTCCACCACTCCCAAGTTTGAACTGAGATGCCCACCCGTCTTTGATCCTAAAAGAAACGGTAAAATTCCCTTAACCCATGAACAAAGGAGAAAACTCATGAACTaaatgttagggtttagggtataagcacaagattgcttaaagcattacaccctgagtatctagtttggaatacctaggctgctgcctccagctagtatttataggaaactagggtttaggtcatatgcgctaattactagattgcccctcacagcctgaatATTAATACAcataggattatattagaacatatgaagggatattacataaatacccttacactAAAAACACAAGATTGTAAACCCAGTTACCTCTAATAAGTTGAAGTtcggagaagatgaagggaGTGTCGCTGAGCTCCAACTAGGGTTGAGGGAGTGTTCGATCGtgaaagggaaagggagaaaGGGCGATTTGGGTATTTTGCTTTTTCAACTTCTAtcgattttgttttttaacttaaaggcattttggtaattaagCCCTAGAAAGAATATAATTGTACATTACCTTCTGTTAGTATTTAACGCCTGAAATTAATGGcatggacttaaatggctttaggctGAAAAGTTATGTTGATTTTCCAAAGGGTTCATATGGAATTATCAAAATTTAAAggtgcatgaggaatattgtGTCCATTTTAGggggtatgtgtatttaaccctaAATTATATTAGCCATTAATTTTGACATGTCAAGTTGAATAGGTTTTTCTTTAGGTAGCGCACCAGTTTAATGGTGGAGATCAGTGAGTTAAGTGTTACTATTCACCATTGGTCAGTGATGGTTGTTAGCCAACAACTGCTGAGCGTAGTTGGTTAAGGTGCTACTCGTCGAAGCAGCGATCGTAAATGTATCTCGGATTCGAGACTCCCTTCCTCCCTCCCTTCAttgtctatttttctctctcctataaTTGTAGTTAAAGTCTCATTGGACAATTAGGTAAGTTaaggtggaaaaaaaaagaaaaaagagacgGTTGTTGCATTATACCaggaggaagggggagagagacGCCAGACCAGAACCCATAATAAGGCATTGGTTTAAGCACTTTAGGGTGTAAAGGTGACAGGTTAGAGGAAGATGGGCCATATTAGATCCGGTAATCCACTATGAGACAAATATTCTACAATATGTAATTAGAACATGGGAAGCAGCTATTCGTGTGTTatcatcaaatcaaagaaatgtaaataaaagaaaagaagaaatctaGCGCTTAAATATTGGGATTGTGTTTATCAAATTACCTATTTACTGTTTTGTTTAATAGATGACACAAAATTGTTTATAAAACTACCCAATACAGGTTCTTCCCTCAACCATGTAGGTTTCTTGTGAGCTTTACCCTTGACTACACTCCACTCCACCTACTCGCAGGTAAGGttacatacattatgaccctcccataCTGGCAGTGGAGGGAGCCTTGTTCATTGGGTACGCTTTTTAACATTGTttttaagaaacaaaaataatattaatcTAATGAATTGCTatctaaaattttcaaacatcAACAACGGCTACTCTCTCCTCCTGAGCAAGAATCCATGTATCATCTTGGCTGtttaattttgttaatttttttcttaattcgATTATTCTCTGGGATTCgggttggccctaagaattttattaaaatccaaATCAATCAATAAGGGGGGacatacccgccttaccccaacccggATTGAGAACAATCTCTCTCCCACACTCAAAAGAGGATCTCACTcccccaaaaccccaaaatacaaCTAATGCTTTCTCAAAACTGGAATACCAGTTACATCCTCGCGCAAAATCTACCTGAGTTCCAAAGAAAGCTCAAAATCAGAATAGAATAAAGTATTAGTTGCCGAGTCGCATGCATAATTTGCCAACTAATCCGCCGCCCTGTGATGCACCTTCTTTGAAAGTAAAAGAGATCATCGGGTGAAGCGTATCTATCAAAACTTGAATTTCGTGGAATCAATACCAGCCTTTCCATAGATTGCACCCTTTCGTGGAAGTACAATGTACAACCGTGATAGAGTCCGAGTTCACATGAAAAGCCGAGAGCCCCATTTCAACGTAAATTTTGAGACCATCCCTCAAAACTCTAAACTCTGCCATGGAATTGGTACAATCCCCATAAAAGTTAGCGAAAGCAGCCAAAATGCGATCATCATTATCTCTAATAATGCCCCCTCCTCCCCCTATCCCAGGATTCCCCTTGCACGTCCCCATCCACATTGAGATTGATCACTGCATTGAAGGGTAATTTTGTTTAAACTTCAATACAGGAAATGTACAAGCTACACCTTCCCTTTTCAAAGTAGAAAATCCATATCTGTATGTCTTCCCTGTAGGATTTCCATTAGGTGGACTAACATAGTCCAATATTTGGTTTTCAAAACTGGTTTAAAGGTGTTGATTAAGGGTGGAGTGAGCTTGATCCAATACTTGTAAGTGATCATTAGTATAGTATTAGATCATATTAAGCACACCTTAATGGTATGAAAATCCGATTTTATGTGTGGACCTAAGGCATTAATCCTTTAATGGAAAATGATGCACTAATTTGTGTTATAGGGTTGGTTCATACCCTCACTCATATAAAGAGCTCATACTGGCCCATTAGAGAAAAGGGTAGACAAGGCTAATAAGGAGGAGCTGTGAAGGAAACAAAAGCAAAGGGGAACTACACAACCTCAAACATGGATGCAGGTGTATCTCCCAACCTGTTTGATTATTGTTCATGGCATACCCATTGGTCCCATGATTGAGCTTCCGCATCAAGTTTAATCCATCACTCCCAATATGGTTTGAGGAAGTGTAATGAATTGAGTGAATTTTCGGATTCGAGTTAGTTCTTTTGAATCGATAGTGAATCCTActtaatctttatttttagaCATTGTTTTCATCTTTCCCAGTTTATTTAATGATAAACTCCAAAAATCACTGATTGTGGAaaatttgcttcttcttcttggtttcaattttttagGTTTCAActaaaattttgctgctacactgtTGGCAGTCAAGGAAATGAGATCTTGAAGGGTAtttgaaaaaatacaaaaacctaagagggtgtttatgaacccaaaggggaagcgaattattccatttccttggctgcctcCTTCGACAAGGAAGGACTCCTTCTCAAGAGAAACTCCTTCGTGTACATCTTCAAGACTTTTCATATCATCATCGTTGCCGTAATTGCATCATCGACGGTGTTCTTGAGGACCAAAATGCACACCTCTGACGAAGACCCGATGGCTCTGTTTACGTGGGTGCACTGGTCTTTGGTGTGGTAGTCAATATGTTTAATGGCTTTGCAGAGCTCACCATCATCATTGCAAGACTTCCTGTGTTGTACGAGCACAGAGACCTCCTCTTCCATCCTGTTTGGGTCTTCACCCTCCCAAACTTTCTCGTTAGGATCCCCATTCCACTCGTTATTATACAGAAATGAACCATATTTCCCTTTACAGCTATTGATTTCTATGATCTCCCTCTCCTTTTGAAGGTTTTTCAAATCACTATTGCTGGTTTTTTGTATAACAGTAGTTCGACATCAAAAGGAAAATCCTGAAGACAAAGAAACCAATGTGGTTGCTCTAAGTTCACTGCTACCTTCAAAATCTACTTCCCTaggatatatataaaaaaaacagagtgtCAATGTATGGCACAGGAGATGCCTGTTTACTCCTAAcgaaagaaaaaccaaaatccCAGGGAAGTTGCACTCTAATTTTCATTATATTAACAAAAACTCCAAACCAGATTGAAATAAATTGGCCATTCTTGTTGGCAAAACACTGCATGAGTTCGATTTCACCCAAAGCAGAGTATAATCGAAAATCATGGTTTTGTTAGTAATAATCAAAATCAGTATTGTAAGCTACTTACTGGGCTCAACCAACATTGTTCGGGACTAAACGAAGAAGAGGAGGTGATACAGTTTTTCTTTATTAGCAGTGGCAGTTGGAGACGGAATGCAAAGGAACAACGGAAAGAAgtaaaaacagagaagaagtataagaaaagaagaagaagaagaagatgtgagTGTCAAATCTGCCATTTGTTGTGTGTTTGATTCCCATTGGatctcttattttttatttactattGTATCCCAAACAAAAGGGCAAATTTGAAATAACAATTAAAGTGATGTTGAGCAAGCAGATTTCGTTTCTGTTATATTACCTTTTAATTTCTACCCAAAGAAAAAACATTGATTTTTaacattaaataataaaaactaaACATGGTTTGCTGAGGTTCAGCCACCACCGGattcgatcgatcgatcgatcgagagagagagagagtataagTGGAAAACCTGCTCATTTAGGACATTATTACACTTAGCAGAAGTCTCTTATTGCTTTATTAAATGAGAGGTAATTAACTACCAATGGCGGTTTTTGATATAATACAAACACCAGAAGAGTCTATCACTGCACCAATCAATGCATCCATCCACAACTCTGTAGTACTTCCTACGCCAATTTCTGCAGAGAAGAAGGGGGGCAATAACAGCCCAGAATCCCAAGAGGTAAGAAATTACCACATATGAATAGAAAAATAAGTCGTTGTCAAGCAGACTTTGTTCTTCATCATTGTCACCTTCCTTGTGATGTGGTTGAGTTGTTGATGAACAATTGACTTCAGTTGGAGGTCCACAAAGTCCCAGATTACCAATGTAGCTATCCTTATTGAAAGTTGCAAAATTATTCTCATATGGGATCTTGCCTGAGAGTTGATTGAATGCCACATTGAAAgtggaaagaaaagagagttgAATGAGTTGAGGAGGGATCATTCCCACCAACTTGTTGTGAGAGAGATCCAAACTCTCCAAGTTTTCCAACCCTTGAAAGGATTCTGGAATATAGCCTATTAGAGAATTGTGAGAAAGGTTTAACGAATGCAGGGCTCTTAGCTCTCCCATTTGAGATGGAATATCACCGGTTAATTGGTTTAGAGATAAATCGATCCCGGTCATATGGTAAAGAGGAAGACCTTCATATGAGTATATATTTCCCTTGGTGGCAAAATTTACGTTGAATGCATCTTCCTCGCCATTGAAATTCCATTCGATTCCAAGATCCGAAAATCTGAAATCTTCCAGCCATGAGGTGATGTTGTTGAGGCAAGAAGGTATGCTTCCAAATAGATGATTATTTGACAGATCCAAATAATGTAATTGTTGCATTTGACACAATGACGCTGGAAGGACACCAACAAAATGATTTTCTCTCATAAGGAGTGAGACCAAATATGGGAAAGTACTAGGCAACCAATCTTGGATGTTGCCAGATATGGAGTTCCTACTTATGTCTAGAAGCAAGAGTGAAGGAACACTGGATGGAGTGATTGGGAATGGTCTTGTGAAGATATTGCCATCAAGACTTAAGACTTGTAGTCCTGTCAGATTGAAATTCCTTGGCATTGCATGTAAATAGTTATTTGATAAGATCAAAGAAATCAAATCAGTATTATTTTGAGTTAATCTATAAGGTATTTCGCCTACAAAGTAATTATTTGACAAGTCTAATGTTGCTATGAATCTTAAATTTCCAAATGAGGGTGGGATGAAGCCTTCAAGTTTGTTTGTAGACATATTCAAGTATTCTAAATCTGGGAAAACCACATCAAAGTTTCTAGGAAGTTGCCCTTCGATATTGTTGTTGGAGATGTCAAGATATGTGACCTTTAACGTTTCATTTTTGAAGGGCTGATCAAGAAATGGTCCATGGAAGTGGTTACCTCTCAAGTTCAAAGAGCGAAGAGATGGAGTAGCATTGTAAAACAGCCAGAATGGAATTGTTCCTTGAAGAGAGTTATATGACAAAGACAGAACATCCATGTTGTATTGGGTGGAAATGAAACTGGGAATGTTCCTATGAGTACGCTTGTTGAGTTCACAATTTCCTAATTTTAAGGATTGTAGTTGGAAAGAAGGAATCCAATAAGTTGGGAACTCGGTTTCAACTTCTAACTCTCTATTGTTTGAAAGGTTAATCTCTTCAAGCATTGAAAGATTAGCAAACATAGAGAAGAAAACCACTCCATCCAACTTATTTCTGGAAAGATCAAGCTCGACAAGAGAAGTTAggttagaaacaaaaaaaggaatggTGCCTGATATTTGGTTTTGTCGAAGATAAAGGGCCTGCAAAGAATTCAATTGGCTCAAACATGGCCAATGGATATTATCTATCAAGTTCATGCTAAGATCCAGGTGCCTTAACTTTCTTAGTTTACAAAGCCCTGTGGAATAGAAACAAATTTTAAGAAATTATTAGAGCATAACAATTACTGCAAAAAAACATGAGAATTGACCAatgaaataagaaattaaaCCCCCAAGATACTTTTCTTGGTGAGAGCTGAATTTTGATACTTCCATGTTGGTTAGGCTTAATGAGGGTTTGTTACAGATATTAAGTGGTGGGTCCTACTCTGTTTCCAAACAAACATTTTTTGGGTCTATTTTCAGCCCTAGATTCTATACTGAGACTCTTTAATAAATGGTCCTAAAATTCATTTGACACATATCTGTATCCCATAAACTGTTAAATCCGTATTCCATTTCTATAGTTCATAAGATTTAGATTCCAAAGAAATTCAAAAAGGAAAGGGGTTCTGAAGGTTCCACATGCCCATAGTATAGGAACTTATCCTACACTCGCACTTGGCCAGGCTCTGGCCAAAGTTGAGCTTGGTTGAGCTAGGCTATGGATTTCTCAGTCCAAGCTAGGTCCAGCTAGGTCAAGCTCAGGCGAAAGTTAAGTGACCTTAGGCTGGGCCTAGTTTTTCAAAAACCTGGCCCAACTTGCTCAAGTTGCACCATTGTCCTAGAGATTCATATATAGCAAAACTATCATCTTGAAAACACTATTATATAACAGAAAAGGAACGTTAACTGGTTGCGCTCTAGGCATGGCTCCAATGCCTAGACACATAACTCCCTAATCGTTTTGAAAACGATGGACTTGCCCCATGGGATTTCCATCTTTTCATGGGGGTAGGTTGGTCATCATTTCCAAGGTGGTTAGGCGTTGGAGACACGCCTAAAGCATGACCAGTTAGCATTCTTAAACCCATTATATTATTTAAACAATTAAGAAAATTTGGATGATGGctcaaaattttccaaaatatacTATTAATATTGGATGGTTAAAAGCATCTAATTATACTATTATATTTTGCGTCTATGATATTAATGGCAAGATTCCCTAACCATCCGATAGTCTGAATTACCACATCATCCTTCTATGTAGAAcaaatatatgtttttttttttcttgcatatTACATAGCACATAAATATAGAAATTGTCTTTGAAACCAACCAGATAATGCATAGAGTGTATAAATTCAGCCTCTTAAGAACCTAATAATGCAGATATTAGGATTTAATTTGATGGTGAAGAAGCTAATAATATGGTAGAAAAGGAATCATAATTTTTTGAGAAACAAATGGAGCTCTTAATTAAACTATTGCATTAGTAGTACCTGCTACAAAGCCAAGTGAACCTTTTAAATTATTTGATGACAGGTGAAGCTCTTCGACCACAGAGTTGTTGTGAAATAGGCAAGAGGGTAAGCTTTCATCACCAAAACCATTCGAACTTAGATCtaacattttgaattttttcagtCCACACAGTAATCCTGCAACGCacatgtacaacatatgtatgTCATTGGTCATCAAACTGCAATGAGTTTacggctgcgtttggtatgcattcttggaatgtattttaggtcgatttcacattctcaaaaGATGAAAGCAACTATTTGTATCGTctaagaatgtgaaatcgacctataatacatacaaagaatgcataccaaacacaacctacaATTCATCACAGAGGAGTGTAATATTTACCTTTAATTAAGAGAGGATGTGAGCCTTT
The nucleotide sequence above comes from Telopea speciosissima isolate NSW1024214 ecotype Mountain lineage chromosome 3, Tspe_v1, whole genome shotgun sequence. Encoded proteins:
- the LOC122653977 gene encoding receptor-like protein 9b, with amino-acid sequence MLDLSSNGFGDESLPSCLFHNNSVVEELHLSSNNLKGSLGFVAGLCKLRKLRHLDLSMNLIDNIHWPCLSQLNSLQALYLRQNQISGTIPFFVSNLTSLVELDLSRNKLDGVVFFSMFANLSMLEEINLSNNRELEVETEFPTYWIPSFQLQSLKLGNCELNKRTHRNIPSFISTQYNMDVLSLSYNSLQGTIPFWLFYNATPSLRSLNLRGNHFHGPFLDQPFKNETLKVTYLDISNNNIEGQLPRNFDVVFPDLEYLNMSTNKLEGFIPPSFGNLRFIATLDLSNNYFVGEIPYRLTQNNTDLISLILSNNYLHAMPRNFNLTGLQVLSLDGNIFTRPFPITPSSVPSLLLLDISRNSISGNIQDWLPSTFPYLVSLLMRENHFVGVLPASLCQMQQLHYLDLSNNHLFGSIPSCLNNITSWLEDFRFSDLGIEWNFNGEEDAFNVNFATKGNIYSYEGLPLYHMTGIDLSLNQLTGDIPSQMGELRALHSLNLSHNSLIGYIPESFQGLENLESLDLSHNKLVGMIPPQLIQLSFLSTFNVAFNQLSGKIPYENNFATFNKDSYIGNLGLCGPPTEVNCSSTTQPHHKEGDNDEEQSLLDNDLFFYSYVVISYLLGFWAVIAPLLLCRNWRRKYYRVVDGCIDWCSDRLFWCLYYIKNRHW